In the Flavobacterium pallidum genome, one interval contains:
- a CDS encoding low affinity iron permease family protein, with protein MKKNQKKSASVFEKFASKVTKATGSTPAFLGAFAIVLIWALSGPLFNYSETWQLVINTGTTIITFLMVFLIQKAQNKDSMAIQLKLNELVASHEFASNRLVDVEDLSEAEMKVLQQYYVLLSQLSKKEDSLQHSHSIDEAKETHELKKAIKKKKRKL; from the coding sequence ATGAAAAAGAATCAAAAGAAAAGCGCTTCAGTATTTGAAAAGTTTGCGTCTAAAGTCACCAAAGCTACCGGGAGCACACCAGCATTCCTCGGGGCCTTTGCCATCGTATTGATCTGGGCATTGTCCGGCCCGTTATTCAATTATTCGGAAACCTGGCAGCTCGTGATCAATACCGGAACGACGATCATCACCTTCCTGATGGTATTCCTGATCCAGAAAGCGCAGAATAAGGATTCGATGGCGATACAGCTTAAACTCAACGAACTGGTTGCCTCGCACGAATTCGCAAGCAACCGCCTCGTTGATGTCGAAGATTTATCGGAAGCGGAAATGAAAGTCCTGCAGCAGTATTATGTGCTGCTTTCCCAATTATCAAAAAAAGAAGACAGCCTGCAGCATTCGCATTCCATCGATGAAGCAAAGGAAACGCACGAATTGAAAAAGGCAATTAAAAAGAAAAAAAGGAAGCTTTAG
- the uvrA gene encoding excinuclease ABC subunit UvrA, translating to MKFDIASAEPKKNIIIKGAQVHNLKNLDVAIPRNKLVVITGLSGSGKSSLAFDTLYAEGQRRYVESLSSYARQFLGRLDKPKVEYIKGIAPAIAIEQKVNTTNARSTVGTSTEIYDYLKLLFARIGKTFSPISGKEVKKDTVTDVINDVKNFTIDSRWLLLAPIFPEKDRSIEEKLGVLLQQGFARIAVDNEMLRLDDIKDISFSGKEVMLVVDRIVVKEEEEFYNRLSDAVQTAFYEGKGKCSLQDADSGKRLSYSNTFELDGITFPEPNVHLFSFNNPYGACPVCEGYGNIIGIDEDLVIPNTALSIYENAVYAWRGESMGWYRDVLVNSAYLFDFPIHKPYYQLSEAQKELLWNGNKHFTGLHAFFKELEEKNYKIQNRVMLSRYRGKTKCYACKGKRLRPEASHIKIAGKTISDLVDMPIKNLVDYFKGIGLSEFDQKVGKRLLTEINNRLGFLSEVGLDYLTLNRNSATLSGGESQRINLATSLGSSLVRSMYILDEPSIGLHPKDTERLIKVLISLRDLGNTVIVVEHDEDIMRAADVIIDIGPEAGTHGGRLVAQGDYKTILKSESLTAKYLNGDLEIKVPRNRRKSSTYIEILGARENNLKDVDVKFPLEMLTVITGVSGSGKSTLVKKILFPAMQKKLEGVGEKAGQFTEMRGYYHKIQHIEYVDQNPIGRSSRSNPVTYIKAYDDIRDLYSKEKLSKIRGYQAKHFSFNVDGGRCETCKGEGSINVEMVFMADVQLPCDTCNGKRFKKEILEVHFEGKNIDDILTMTIDDSIEFFTKTKQTKITQKLQPLQDVGLGYVQLGQSSSTLSGGEAQRIKLASFLVKGATKEKALFVFDEPTTGLHFHDINKLMASFDALIDKGHSIIVIEHNLDLIKCADWVIDLGPEGGENGGKILAEGTPEDIIKNKASVTGKYLKEKL from the coding sequence ATGAAATTCGATATCGCTTCCGCAGAACCCAAGAAAAACATCATCATAAAAGGCGCCCAGGTACACAATCTCAAGAATCTGGATGTCGCCATACCGCGTAATAAACTGGTTGTGATTACCGGTTTATCTGGCTCGGGAAAATCCAGCCTCGCTTTTGATACCTTATACGCCGAAGGACAGCGACGCTATGTTGAAAGTTTATCTTCCTATGCACGCCAGTTCCTCGGGAGGCTCGACAAACCAAAAGTGGAATATATCAAAGGCATTGCGCCGGCCATTGCCATTGAACAAAAGGTAAACACTACCAATGCACGTTCGACCGTCGGGACTTCTACAGAAATATACGATTACCTGAAACTGCTTTTCGCCCGGATAGGAAAGACATTCTCCCCCATCTCAGGCAAAGAAGTCAAAAAAGATACCGTAACGGATGTGATCAATGACGTAAAAAACTTCACTATAGACAGCCGCTGGTTGTTGCTTGCGCCTATTTTTCCGGAAAAGGACCGTTCTATTGAAGAAAAACTGGGCGTGCTGCTCCAACAGGGTTTTGCCAGGATTGCTGTAGACAACGAAATGCTGCGTCTCGATGACATTAAGGACATTTCATTCTCCGGAAAGGAAGTCATGCTCGTCGTCGACCGTATTGTAGTCAAGGAGGAAGAAGAATTTTACAACCGCCTTTCTGATGCTGTCCAAACCGCATTTTATGAAGGCAAGGGAAAATGTTCGTTACAGGATGCCGATTCCGGGAAACGCCTTTCTTACAGCAATACGTTTGAACTCGATGGCATTACTTTCCCGGAACCTAACGTACATCTTTTCAGTTTCAATAATCCATACGGTGCCTGCCCTGTGTGCGAAGGGTACGGCAACATCATTGGGATTGATGAAGATTTGGTGATTCCGAATACCGCTTTATCCATCTATGAAAATGCAGTATATGCATGGCGGGGCGAAAGCATGGGCTGGTACCGCGATGTGTTGGTGAACAGTGCCTATTTGTTTGATTTCCCCATTCATAAACCGTATTACCAATTGTCTGAAGCGCAAAAAGAACTGTTGTGGAACGGCAACAAGCATTTTACAGGGTTGCACGCATTTTTCAAGGAGCTCGAAGAAAAGAATTACAAGATACAAAACCGGGTCATGCTATCGCGCTACCGCGGAAAAACAAAATGCTACGCCTGTAAGGGCAAACGTTTGCGCCCGGAAGCATCGCACATCAAGATTGCGGGCAAGACCATTTCCGATCTGGTCGACATGCCTATTAAAAACCTGGTGGACTATTTCAAAGGAATCGGGCTTTCAGAATTTGACCAGAAAGTCGGAAAGCGTTTGTTGACCGAAATCAACAACCGATTGGGTTTCCTTAGTGAAGTTGGTTTGGATTATTTGACCTTAAATAGGAATTCCGCCACACTTTCCGGCGGGGAATCGCAAAGGATAAATCTTGCCACCTCTTTAGGCAGCAGCCTCGTCAGATCCATGTATATCCTCGACGAACCCAGTATCGGCCTGCATCCGAAAGATACCGAAAGGCTGATTAAAGTGCTCATTTCACTACGTGACCTAGGCAATACCGTAATTGTCGTAGAACACGATGAAGATATCATGCGCGCTGCCGATGTGATTATCGACATTGGCCCTGAAGCCGGCACGCATGGTGGAAGACTGGTAGCGCAGGGTGATTATAAAACGATCTTAAAATCTGAATCGCTTACCGCAAAATACCTCAATGGCGATTTGGAAATCAAAGTACCACGGAATCGAAGGAAATCCAGTACGTATATCGAGATTTTAGGTGCAAGGGAAAACAATCTGAAGGACGTAGACGTGAAATTCCCATTGGAAATGCTGACGGTAATCACCGGTGTATCCGGTAGCGGCAAGAGTACGTTAGTTAAAAAAATCCTGTTTCCTGCCATGCAGAAGAAACTTGAAGGAGTGGGTGAAAAAGCCGGACAATTCACCGAAATGCGCGGTTATTACCATAAAATCCAACATATTGAATACGTCGACCAAAACCCAATCGGGCGCAGTTCCCGTTCGAATCCGGTGACCTACATCAAGGCTTATGACGACATACGCGATTTATATTCAAAAGAAAAACTATCGAAAATCCGGGGTTATCAGGCCAAGCATTTCTCTTTCAATGTCGATGGCGGCCGTTGCGAAACCTGTAAAGGCGAAGGGTCTATCAATGTCGAAATGGTCTTTATGGCCGACGTGCAACTGCCATGCGATACCTGCAACGGCAAACGTTTTAAGAAAGAAATCCTCGAAGTCCATTTTGAAGGAAAAAATATCGACGACATCCTGACGATGACCATCGACGACTCGATTGAGTTCTTTACCAAAACCAAACAAACGAAAATCACACAGAAATTGCAGCCGTTACAGGACGTGGGGTTAGGCTATGTACAGTTGGGGCAGTCCTCCTCTACCCTTTCCGGTGGCGAGGCGCAGCGCATCAAGCTGGCTTCCTTCCTGGTAAAAGGCGCGACAAAGGAGAAAGCGTTGTTCGTTTTTGATGAGCCTACGACCGGATTGCATTTCCATGACATCAACAAGCTCATGGCATCGTTTGATGCACTGATTGACAAAGGGCATTCGATTATTGTCATCGAGCACAACCTTGACCTGATAAAATGTGCGGACTGGGTTATCGACCTCGGGCCGGAAGGCGGTGAAAATGGAGGAAAGATATTGGCTGAGGGCACTCCGGAGGATATTATCAAAAATAAAGCGTCGGTTACCGGGAAATATCTGAAGGAAAAATTATAA
- a CDS encoding YfhO family protein — translation MKILNRFFPHALAIFGFVLISLVYFYPVLQQKAILQSDIQQYTGMAKEQNDFRAQENAEPFWTNSSFGGMPTYQLGANYPHNYVKKIDAVLRFLPRPADYLFLYFLGFYGLLLVMKTDPLKAFFGALAFGFSTYFIVILGVGHNAKAHAIAYMPLVVAGTILVFRKRYIYGALLTMVAVALEINANHFQMTYYLLILLLAITTYFIYKFAKAKEYRPLMICFASLAGAVLLAVGANATGLLATAEYTSFSMRSKSELTFKPDGNKHEETSMPRDYITQYSYGIAESFDLIAPGLFGGSNGEKLGPDSKVVQYLQTQPVAEGQYLSRDEAVKYAADGMPVYWGDQPGVAAPAYIGAIVFFLCVIGLFNDKRKIKYAFLAGAIVSLMLSWGKNFPALTDFFIDHVPMYDKFRAVSSIQVVLELCMPVLAVMGLKSYFESDKETQWNSLKKSAIVSLGLLVLLLVCKGMFRFTSINDEGMDPAFIDAITQDRKALYSSDLWRSILLIAISGGILWMHMKGKLSNMIAVILVGVLMVGDLVLVDKRYVSSDKFVDKYQVEHPFEPSQADQEILKDKSNYRVYDIQGRMQAKASYFHKSIGGYSAVRPRRLDEVIDYQIDTKLSKLAEIIDPETLSLKTSIPALDMLNVKYLIVATRDGELPVTNPFANGNAWFVSSAKTVASADDEMKSLTKDDLKNQAVVNTTAFPEFRATTFTKDSTATITLEASKSNYLKYKTSNSANGLAVFSEIYYPKGWNAYVDGKATSHFRADYVLRAMEIPAGQHTVEFKFEPQVVKTGSLISLVSAALMLLLLIGGIYVENKKQTKPA, via the coding sequence ATGAAGATTCTCAACAGGTTCTTTCCGCATGCTTTGGCCATTTTCGGCTTTGTCCTTATTTCCCTCGTATATTTTTATCCTGTTTTACAGCAAAAAGCCATCCTGCAGTCCGATATACAGCAGTATACCGGAATGGCAAAGGAGCAGAATGATTTCCGTGCGCAGGAAAATGCGGAACCGTTCTGGACGAATTCTTCTTTCGGCGGCATGCCTACATACCAGCTTGGCGCTAATTATCCACACAATTATGTCAAGAAAATCGATGCAGTGCTGCGGTTCCTGCCTCGTCCGGCGGACTATCTTTTCTTGTATTTCCTCGGTTTTTACGGCCTTTTGCTCGTCATGAAAACCGATCCGCTGAAAGCTTTTTTCGGTGCTTTGGCTTTCGGGTTTTCCACTTATTTTATTGTCATCCTGGGCGTTGGGCATAATGCAAAAGCGCATGCCATTGCGTATATGCCGCTTGTGGTTGCCGGAACGATTTTAGTATTCCGGAAACGGTATATTTATGGAGCACTTTTAACAATGGTAGCCGTGGCGCTTGAAATCAATGCGAACCACTTCCAGATGACGTATTACCTGCTGATTTTACTGTTGGCCATCACCACATATTTTATTTATAAATTCGCCAAAGCTAAAGAATACAGGCCTTTAATGATTTGTTTCGCAAGCCTGGCCGGTGCCGTATTGCTTGCCGTTGGTGCCAACGCCACGGGTTTGCTCGCTACTGCAGAATATACGAGTTTCAGTATGCGGAGCAAAAGCGAGCTTACCTTCAAGCCTGATGGCAATAAACACGAGGAAACCTCGATGCCGCGGGATTACATCACCCAATACAGTTATGGGATTGCCGAAAGTTTTGATCTGATCGCCCCGGGATTATTCGGTGGGTCGAATGGCGAAAAACTGGGTCCGGATTCCAAGGTGGTCCAATATCTGCAAACGCAGCCCGTTGCTGAAGGGCAGTACCTTTCCAGGGACGAGGCTGTAAAATATGCCGCTGATGGTATGCCGGTGTATTGGGGTGACCAGCCTGGTGTAGCCGCTCCTGCTTATATCGGTGCGATTGTATTTTTCCTTTGTGTAATCGGGCTTTTTAACGACAAGCGGAAAATCAAATATGCCTTCCTTGCCGGTGCCATCGTTTCGCTGATGCTGTCCTGGGGGAAGAATTTCCCGGCTTTAACCGATTTCTTTATCGACCACGTCCCGATGTATGATAAATTCCGCGCCGTATCCTCGATACAGGTAGTATTGGAATTGTGCATGCCGGTTTTGGCGGTGATGGGATTGAAAAGCTACTTCGAATCCGATAAGGAAACACAATGGAACTCACTTAAAAAATCGGCCATCGTAAGCCTTGGTCTTTTGGTATTATTGTTGGTCTGCAAAGGCATGTTCCGTTTTACAAGCATCAACGATGAAGGTATGGATCCTGCATTTATCGATGCGATCACCCAGGACAGGAAAGCATTATATTCTTCTGATTTATGGCGGTCGATCTTGCTGATTGCCATCTCCGGCGGAATTTTATGGATGCATATGAAAGGAAAACTTTCAAACATGATTGCCGTAATTCTCGTTGGGGTCTTAATGGTAGGCGATTTGGTTCTGGTCGACAAAAGATACGTCAGCAGTGATAAATTCGTAGACAAATACCAGGTAGAGCATCCGTTCGAGCCATCGCAGGCAGATCAGGAGATACTGAAGGATAAAAGCAATTACCGCGTATATGACATACAGGGACGGATGCAGGCCAAGGCCTCTTACTTCCATAAATCCATCGGTGGTTACAGTGCCGTAAGGCCAAGGAGGCTTGATGAAGTCATCGATTATCAGATTGATACAAAACTGAGCAAACTCGCTGAGATCATCGATCCGGAGACCTTAAGTTTGAAAACCAGTATCCCGGCTTTGGACATGCTTAATGTAAAATACCTGATCGTGGCGACACGTGACGGCGAATTGCCTGTGACCAATCCTTTTGCCAATGGCAATGCCTGGTTTGTGTCTTCTGCAAAAACCGTCGCTTCCGCAGATGACGAGATGAAAAGCCTTACCAAAGACGATCTTAAGAACCAAGCGGTGGTCAACACAACGGCATTTCCTGAATTCAGGGCCACAACCTTTACAAAAGACAGTACTGCAACCATCACACTCGAAGCATCCAAATCAAATTACCTGAAATACAAAACCAGCAATTCAGCAAATGGCCTCGCCGTATTTTCGGAGATTTACTATCCAAAGGGCTGGAATGCTTATGTTGACGGTAAAGCGACAAGTCATTTCCGTGCCGATTATGTCTTGCGTGCTATGGAAATCCCTGCCGGACAACATACGGTGGAATTCAAATTTGAGCCTCAGGTGGTAAAAACCGGAAGCCTGATTTCGCTTGTAAGCGCCGCATTGATGCTGTTGCTGCTCATTGGCGGAATTTACGTAGAGAACAAAAAGCAAACCAAACCCGCATAA
- a CDS encoding lipopolysaccharide biosynthesis protein, producing the protein MGIVLRQSASNVVITYFGFGIGAVNAMFLYTTFLSKMNYGIVSFLLSAANILMPIMALGAHNSLIRFFAYCKSEEQRERFMSFMLWLPLLLVIPICSVGYIFYDEIAALLAEKPEARHYMWLIAVIGFCMAYFEIFYAWVKVHMKSVFGNLISEVLVRILVTAMLICVHLGIMRQEMFIYCLAAAYGLQLLAMMAYAFKVRMPTFTMVLPDNAKEVLTYSLFIIVSGSVATLLLDFDKVMIPFYTKWDDNAVYSLAIFIATVIAVPSRAMLQIIYPITARLMSEKKMDEVDDLYKKSAITLQVFGGLVMLGIFLNIRQMYLIIPGNYASGTMAVFLIGLSKFYDVILGNNNAIILNTKYYRWALLFGVMTVVLMIGLNMLLIPLYHINGSALATLITVVIYNSVKLFFVVKKLGLYPFTINTLKSFAVILLTFLLFYFWEFPFHPIVNIMLKSVLITVVYVYVNYKLAVSAEINALIDQSLSRLKRG; encoded by the coding sequence ATGGGAATCGTACTCCGCCAATCGGCAAGCAATGTAGTCATTACCTATTTCGGATTCGGGATCGGTGCGGTTAATGCGATGTTTCTGTATACCACCTTTCTTTCTAAGATGAACTACGGCATCGTGAGTTTCCTGCTGTCTGCAGCCAATATACTGATGCCCATCATGGCTTTGGGCGCACACAATTCCCTGATAAGGTTTTTCGCCTATTGCAAATCCGAGGAACAGCGCGAACGCTTCATGAGCTTTATGCTGTGGCTGCCGTTGTTGCTTGTCATCCCGATCTGCAGTGTAGGATACATTTTTTATGATGAAATTGCAGCGCTCCTGGCCGAAAAGCCTGAAGCGAGGCACTATATGTGGCTCATTGCCGTGATCGGTTTTTGCATGGCCTACTTTGAAATATTTTATGCCTGGGTGAAAGTCCACATGAAATCTGTTTTCGGGAATTTAATCAGTGAGGTTTTAGTGCGCATTTTGGTAACGGCCATGCTGATCTGCGTGCATCTCGGTATAATGCGGCAGGAAATGTTCATCTACTGCCTTGCTGCAGCTTACGGACTGCAATTGCTTGCGATGATGGCTTATGCGTTTAAAGTACGCATGCCAACGTTCACGATGGTCTTGCCTGACAATGCGAAAGAGGTCCTCACATATTCCTTATTTATTATCGTTTCAGGCAGCGTGGCCACGTTACTGCTTGACTTCGATAAGGTGATGATCCCGTTTTATACGAAATGGGATGACAATGCGGTATATTCGCTTGCCATTTTCATCGCTACCGTAATTGCAGTACCCAGCCGTGCGATGCTCCAGATCATTTATCCGATTACCGCCAGGTTGATGAGCGAGAAGAAGATGGATGAAGTCGACGATTTATACAAGAAAAGTGCGATTACACTTCAGGTGTTCGGCGGATTGGTCATGCTCGGAATTTTCCTGAACATCCGTCAGATGTATCTCATTATCCCCGGCAATTACGCCTCAGGGACGATGGCGGTGTTCCTGATCGGGCTGTCAAAATTCTACGATGTGATCCTTGGCAACAACAATGCGATTATCCTGAATACGAAATATTACCGATGGGCCTTACTATTTGGCGTAATGACGGTAGTGCTGATGATCGGGCTTAATATGCTGCTGATTCCTTTATACCATATCAATGGCTCGGCACTGGCTACGCTGATTACGGTGGTGATCTACAATTCGGTCAAGTTGTTTTTTGTCGTAAAGAAACTCGGTTTATATCCGTTTACGATCAATACGCTGAAATCATTTGCCGTAATCCTGCTCACCTTCCTGCTTTTCTACTTTTGGGAATTCCCGTTCCATCCGATTGTGAATATCATGCTTAAATCGGTCCTGATTACTGTAGTGTATGTGTACGTCAATTACAAACTGGCTGTTTCTGCCGAGATCAATGCGCTTATAGACCAGTCGCTGTCGAGGTTAAAGCGCGGCTAG
- a CDS encoding DUF4834 family protein codes for METASFTKLLETIFYIIVFYYVFKFFAKLFLPVVVKKVVQKAEQNFHQQYQQQQQYYNQQQKQNQDEIINNSNKSTKPRETKKVGEYVDYEEID; via the coding sequence ATGGAAACAGCCAGTTTTACAAAATTATTGGAAACGATCTTCTACATCATCGTGTTCTATTACGTATTTAAATTCTTTGCGAAACTGTTCCTTCCGGTAGTGGTCAAGAAAGTGGTGCAGAAAGCCGAACAGAATTTTCACCAGCAATACCAGCAGCAACAGCAATATTACAACCAACAGCAAAAACAAAACCAGGACGAGATTATCAATAATTCGAATAAATCCACAAAACCCAGGGAAACCAAAAAAGTAGGTGAGTATGTGGATTATGAAGAAATTGATTAA
- a CDS encoding GTP cyclohydrolase has product MITVIEANTPKLMREFVKFPFSLYKNDPYWVPPLINDELAGFDRNTNPAFETAEATFYIAYKDNVPVGRIAAIINWDEVNKQEKKKVRFGWFDFIDDIEVSKSLLEKVYELGRKNNLTYAEGPIGFSNLDKVGMITEGYDEIGSMITWYNYPYYPKHLEQLGYVMEKEYLENKFPFANVKPEMFEKIEGLIKRRYQLTPMNFTKTKDIMPYVDQMFDLFNNSYSDLSSFVAINESQIAYFKKKYIGFINPEYIKFIFDKDENMVAFGIVMPSFAEALQKANGKLFPFGFYHLLQARKNSKKTLFYLIGVTPEYQNKGVTAIIFSEYYKTFREKGIVDCIRTPELSDNHAIHNIWKNFDPVTFRKRATFRKDL; this is encoded by the coding sequence ATGATAACAGTTATTGAAGCCAATACGCCAAAACTAATGCGGGAATTCGTGAAATTCCCTTTTTCACTTTACAAAAATGACCCTTATTGGGTCCCGCCATTAATCAACGACGAGCTTGCGGGCTTTGACAGGAATACAAATCCTGCTTTTGAAACCGCGGAAGCTACATTTTACATCGCTTACAAAGACAATGTACCTGTTGGCCGTATTGCGGCGATCATCAATTGGGATGAAGTCAATAAGCAGGAAAAGAAAAAAGTACGCTTCGGCTGGTTCGATTTTATTGATGATATTGAAGTCAGTAAATCCCTGCTCGAAAAAGTGTACGAACTCGGCAGGAAAAACAACCTGACTTACGCCGAAGGCCCGATTGGGTTTTCAAACCTGGATAAAGTGGGGATGATCACCGAAGGTTACGACGAAATCGGATCGATGATTACCTGGTATAATTATCCATATTATCCTAAACATTTGGAGCAGTTAGGTTATGTGATGGAAAAAGAATACCTGGAAAATAAATTTCCTTTCGCTAATGTAAAACCTGAAATGTTTGAGAAGATAGAAGGACTGATTAAACGTAGGTATCAGCTCACACCGATGAATTTCACCAAAACGAAAGACATCATGCCCTATGTCGACCAGATGTTTGATTTGTTCAATAACAGTTATTCCGACCTGTCATCATTTGTGGCGATCAATGAAAGCCAGATTGCGTATTTCAAAAAGAAATACATCGGATTCATCAATCCGGAATACATTAAGTTCATTTTTGACAAGGACGAAAATATGGTGGCTTTCGGTATTGTCATGCCTTCTTTTGCGGAAGCCTTGCAAAAAGCGAACGGAAAGCTGTTCCCATTTGGATTTTATCATCTGCTGCAAGCGAGGAAAAATAGTAAAAAAACGCTATTCTACCTTATAGGTGTCACACCCGAATATCAAAATAAAGGTGTTACGGCAATCATTTTTTCCGAATATTATAAGACATTCAGGGAAAAAGGAATTGTCGACTGCATACGTACACCGGAACTTTCCGACAACCATGCGATACATAACATCTGGAAGAATTTTGATCCTGTAACCTTCAGGAAGCGTGCGACTTTCCGTAAAGATTTATAA
- a CDS encoding glycosyltransferase: protein METGPEKVLIISYYWPPAGGPGVQRWLKFVKYLPDFGITPVVYVPENPTYPIIDEGLLGEVSQKAIILKHRITEPYGLATAFSGKKSKKISSGIIPHQKKQSFVERLMLWVRGNIFIPDARFLWVKPSIKYLSDYIRENDIKTIITSGPPHSLHLIGLGLKNELKVNWIADFRDPWTTIGYHKALKLSSYAAKKHKKLESEVLTKADTILVTSNTTKSEFQVLTSRPIEVITNGYDAEIIGKISPDEKFSLAHIGSFLSERNPRILWESLSQLVLENPAFANDFELKLIGAVSREVLDSISEYNLDPYLNNIGYVSHYDAIKHQRSSQVLLLIEINSEDTKSIIPGKLFEYMVSERPIIGIGPEGSDFAFILKETNTGKFFTYDQKEPIKESILAYYNLYKENNLKVFPVGLQQYSRRNLTAKLASLLKSVNHE from the coding sequence TTGGAAACCGGGCCCGAAAAAGTATTGATCATTTCTTACTATTGGCCGCCAGCCGGTGGTCCCGGGGTGCAGCGTTGGCTTAAATTCGTAAAGTATCTTCCCGATTTTGGCATTACGCCTGTAGTATATGTCCCTGAAAATCCCACGTACCCGATTATTGATGAAGGATTGTTGGGTGAAGTGTCCCAAAAAGCCATCATCCTGAAGCATAGAATCACTGAACCATACGGACTGGCAACAGCTTTTTCAGGAAAAAAAAGCAAAAAAATCAGTTCCGGGATTATTCCGCACCAAAAGAAACAGTCTTTTGTTGAAAGGCTCATGCTTTGGGTCCGCGGTAATATTTTCATTCCGGACGCGCGGTTTCTTTGGGTGAAACCATCCATAAAGTATCTTTCGGATTATATTCGGGAAAATGACATCAAAACCATCATCACTTCGGGTCCGCCGCATAGCCTGCATTTAATCGGGCTTGGATTGAAAAATGAACTTAAAGTGAACTGGATTGCCGATTTCCGCGATCCCTGGACGACCATCGGGTATCACAAAGCGTTGAAATTATCGTCTTATGCGGCAAAAAAACATAAGAAACTTGAAAGTGAAGTTTTAACTAAAGCAGATACCATCTTAGTCACCAGCAACACTACGAAATCCGAATTCCAGGTATTGACTTCCAGGCCGATTGAAGTCATTACAAATGGTTATGATGCTGAAATCATCGGTAAAATTTCACCTGACGAAAAATTTTCACTGGCACACATAGGTTCTTTTTTATCAGAAAGAAATCCACGGATTTTATGGGAATCGTTAAGCCAATTGGTTTTGGAAAATCCTGCTTTCGCAAATGATTTCGAATTGAAATTGATTGGTGCTGTGAGTAGGGAAGTGCTGGATTCCATTTCTGAATACAATTTAGATCCGTATTTAAATAATATTGGATATGTTTCTCATTACGATGCAATTAAGCATCAAAGAAGTTCTCAGGTTTTACTGTTAATTGAGATCAATTCAGAAGATACAAAAAGCATCATTCCCGGAAAGCTTTTCGAATACATGGTTTCCGAAAGGCCGATAATCGGTATTGGTCCCGAAGGCTCTGATTTTGCTTTTATCCTAAAGGAAACCAACACCGGTAAATTCTTCACTTACGATCAGAAAGAACCAATTAAAGAGTCTATTTTAGCGTATTACAATCTTTATAAGGAAAATAACCTGAAAGTTTTCCCGGTGGGCCTGCAGCAATATTCGCGTAGGAACCTTACTGCTAAACTTGCATCTCTTTTAAAAAGTGTGAACCATGAATAA
- a CDS encoding transporter: MSKIRICVLLLSILGAANISAQYTDVINSNRPGKSLSAFSVGKSVFQAEGGLSGFVEKHKLLATDTNGMDMDLSLRWGLFYEQLEFMFDIQYQYDAYNTPLGSENRSALRQTTIGAKYLFYDPNKNYEEKPNLYSWKASHKFKWREFIPAIAAYAGVNLNFDNPFTFETDPSVSPKIMVITQNQFSGGYVFVTNIIADKVTSDFPSYGLILTLTKGITEKWSAFIENQNYKSDYYSDALIRGGAAYLIRENIQLDGSVTFNMKDTPSIFSGGIGLSWRFDKNYKPVLIRSGKDDKDKDKDKKKKKKKKRKDEVEVEAPAK, from the coding sequence ATGAGCAAAATCAGGATTTGTGTTCTATTGTTATCAATACTTGGTGCCGCTAATATTTCGGCACAATACACTGACGTCATCAATTCCAATCGTCCCGGGAAATCACTTTCCGCATTTTCTGTAGGCAAAAGCGTCTTCCAGGCAGAAGGCGGCCTGAGCGGCTTTGTCGAAAAACACAAACTGCTTGCCACAGATACGAATGGAATGGACATGGACCTGAGCCTGCGTTGGGGATTGTTTTATGAGCAGCTTGAATTCATGTTCGACATACAATACCAGTACGATGCCTACAACACGCCTTTGGGCAGCGAAAACAGGAGCGCTTTACGGCAAACGACCATCGGGGCAAAATACCTTTTTTATGATCCGAACAAAAATTACGAGGAAAAGCCAAACCTTTACAGCTGGAAAGCCAGCCACAAATTCAAATGGAGGGAGTTTATCCCTGCTATTGCGGCGTATGCGGGTGTCAACCTGAATTTCGATAATCCGTTTACATTTGAGACCGATCCTTCTGTGAGCCCGAAAATCATGGTCATTACTCAGAATCAATTCTCCGGCGGGTACGTTTTCGTAACCAATATTATTGCCGATAAAGTCACCAGCGATTTCCCAAGCTACGGGCTGATTTTGACACTGACCAAAGGCATTACCGAAAAATGGTCGGCCTTTATCGAAAACCAGAATTATAAAAGCGACTATTATTCTGACGCATTAATCCGTGGCGGGGCGGCATACTTAATCCGTGAAAACATCCAGCTTGACGGGTCGGTGACATTCAATATGAAAGATACCCCATCGATTTTTTCGGGCGGAATCGGGCTTTCCTGGCGTTTTGACAAAAACTACAAACCGGTCCTGATCCGCAGTGGGAAGGACGACAAAGACAAGGATAAGGACAAAAAGAAAAAGAAGAAAAAGAAACGTAAAGACGAGGTTGAAGTAGAAGCCCCAGCGAAATGA